The Clupea harengus chromosome 13, Ch_v2.0.2, whole genome shotgun sequence DNA window ACCAAAACCACCCCACACTGCCACACTAAAGCGTACAGCGTACAAGCTgaaaatgacaacacacacactcacacacacttacacttacacataccaacacacacatcccagacgTGAGTTCTCAGATAGCCACTGGAGCCGCATCAGACAgcgtacgacacacacacacacacacacatatacagacacacacacacactcgactaGTCTACTGGCATTCAGGAGCAGTTCATACAGGGTCACTTGCCTAACTGACAGTACAGATTTAGCTTCAGTGGCAAAACTGTCTGCCAACTGTGGGTCAACTTAGACCAGACTTTGTTCCTACTCTTTTACTCTCTGTGCCTAAATAGGGTTTAATGATGGCTTCCAAGTCATTTAGCAGTATGTCCTTGACTTGAAACAGATAACAACCAACATGAGAAGATCGGCCAACCTTTGATAATCCTGTGCACGGAACGAACGTGAACGACCATGATAGATCCTGACAGACGGTTTCGGGACTATTCTTGCGGATGTGCGGTGGAACTCCGGGTAGGATACGGAGGACAGTAGTCGATTTATTCTGATGTTCCGTTCCCGCATACAGAACTACGCCTTTGGGCAACGCAACGATGCAAACAATTCCAGGGCCTTGACCTTACTCAGATGTCGTGGAGGATGAGGTTTGTAAATGAATCTGACCTGCTAACTACGAAATACTCACTTCGTCTGCCCAAGGGTCAGTCGCCGTTAAGACGTCATGTTAATAAGAACAGTAAATATATCCTACTGAGAGTTCTGCTCAATTCCCTGCCTTTTCAAACTCAAATAATTACGTTTAGCTTACTCTTTACTCTTTTATCGTTGGCAGTTTATACAATTTGCATCAATAAGggaatatataaatacatacatttattaaaTGCGTtcaggaaaaaaactaaaatgttcgATGATGCAGCTGCATTCTTCTAGCATAGCTGAACGAAGCAGCGGGATCCCGCAAACTTTAAGGTCAATCGACCTCACATGAATATTTAAACTTAATAATGTTATATTTTActtatgttgttgttattattatttgtcactattattattattattattattattattattgctgatactgatgttggtgttgttgcCAACGGTAGACTGTTTTTTAGCCGGTGTGCTGTCCTGTCGGGTGGCGTGTGTAAGATGCTCTGAGGCTGAGATCTATATAGGCTATAGAAAGAAAGGCAAAAGAAAGGCGGAAAGGTGAAGTGGTGGCGTCAAGCCCGTGTCGGCCTACGGTTCAGTAACCCCGTATCCGGGGCTCGGGCAGTCAACATGAAGGCATACAAGTGGAAAACTCCACTTTTCTCTTTACGCCGGACTTAACCGAATGGGCCCGTCGGACTTGCTAGAATTGGCATCGCTAATACATTCGATACGCCTTCTCAAACCCCGACAGCACGCTGCACAGTGGAGCAAGGACAGGGGCAAACAAAGCAAAGGTGGGCTATTTCATGTCTATTTGCCAGGTTGGAGGATTCTAATAATTTAACTTTTCTTATCAAAATTAAAAACTGCATGTAGCCTAGTGTATTTCTTTGGAAACTGCTTTAGAAAAGGGATATACATTTAAGTATGAATCGTAATGTGTGAATAATCCCCCCCGAACATCCCGATTGATTGATTTGGAAATAATACACAAGCCGAGAAATAGTCTATTTAATTTAAACGCGAAAAATATGCAATTAATTAATATGTCCTCGTGTTATATAGCCAGGCCTATATTTGAATAATTTATTAATCTGTATGGTAACCTAAAATTGTTTGCCtcaaatagagacagagagtaggaTAGCCACCGctacaaaagaaaataacattaCGGCTAtattaaaacaaaatgtaaaagaTAAATCATAGCAAAACTGCCATGTATTACAGAACGCCCCAGCAAAAGCACAATAATAACCTACGTGTGAGGGCAGAAATTAGCATCTTATTTATGAAAggccatgaaaacacacacactcgcatactcACTGGCGCGCGTCTTCCAGCGCAGCGCGCTTTATTTAGATTTGATAAACACGAGGAGAACTCTGTCCCCGGGCTCGCTGGCGCGCTGTTTCAGGAATCTGACAAACATATTAATTCACCATATAGGCTACGCTGTTGAGTGCGGCCGGAAAGTGGATTTTGATTTCCCTTCAACAACACATATGGAGAGAAGACAGATAACTGGTGTGACCCCAATGATCCAGCAGCACGCGCTGCGGCCTACACGTCGCCGTGATGTCGGGCAGAAGTGGACCTTAAAAAACAGACGCCTCAGTGGAATATCGCCCTTTACGTGCCTCCTGATGGACTTCGATGCCCCCTATCCCCGGGCACGAGGCCGACAGACAGTAGCCTATCGCGCGCAGCGCCCTAGATTTCCTTCTGTGCCCCCGACGCTCTTGGACAGGCTGCACGCGCAGAACTCCGGTCCTCCTGTCACGACTGATGCTCTTAAATGAGTGCTCCTCCACGATAGCCGGCGTGCTGTAATATGAAACctgtgtgtgatttttcttAAAACTTTCGCGAGGTACAGTGCGAGCGAGGAAGAGGCCTAGGTGCGTGCTAGGGCCTCCAGAACTGCTGGGAACAGCACGGCCTTTCAGTGTCACTGTAACTTGGGCTACCTACGACTCCAGAGTCTCGCTAAATGCGAATCCATCTTAATATACATAACATGATAGCATATAGCATAACATAATTTAGAGCGGTTAGCTGGCACGGGCGACGCGGGTTGGCGTTTGATGCCGCAGACCCATATAAGcgagtgtgaacgtgtgtgtgtgtgtgtgctgtttacaAACAATACTCTACAGCATTTCGTATCTAACGGCAGATATTCGCCTTTTTgattctttattcttttcaGCTCAAAGGACACATACGTTTACAGTTACTATATGAGCGCTCTGCCTCGTGATGAAGGTGTGTATGTTTAGATGTCCGCAGTCTGCTAGCGTTACTGCTGGCGTTTCATCTCCCATTCAAAGCGCCTGTTGACACTTCACCTcggcctgccccgccagacgaGTCAGCGCGGATCAGCGCTCATCTTTCACAAAACAAAGAGCTTTTGAATCTGTTTGACGACGGTAGTAATCACTTGTAAAAACATCCAAAACATAGAATCGCTCCCTCGACCCTGAAACCGCATGTGATACAGGGCGGCTCTTGCTACAGAAGCACCAGAGAAAGCTTTACCTCAGGAAGTCGAGCCAGCCGTCCTTAATGATCGCAGGGTCCAGCTGCAGCGAGAGAAAGTTCTCACTGAGGACTTTCACGGGACTCCGCGTGTGCACATCCAACAGAATAAGCGTTCTCTCCAGGAAGCCAGGGCGCTTGCCTCCGGCAACCGGTTTCTTGTAAGTAGCGGTGGAAGAAACCAGGGACTGCACCATCAGAGCGAGCCACAAGGACGAGCCGAAGCTCGCCGTGAGCAGTGGTCTGGGCATCTTGTTACGGGAACACCGGATGAAGACGCACGGGAGAGACCCTGGGGTGCGGGCAGATAGCAGGGTGATCAGAAGGCTACCTTTAGTCCGACTGTCCCTTTCCTTGCGCGAGGATGTCGGGTTCTATCTCCGCGTCGGTCCGTGTCCCCTCCATCTCCGCCCCTCCCCGACGGACAGCCCCCCGCCCTCCGCTGTACTGAGGCTCGAGAGGGAGACGCAAGCTCGGGGCCCAGCCTCTTCGTTCGCTGGTGCCAAAATCCGCCCCTCCCGGTCAGAACTGAGTTTCTCTTAAAGGTGAGAGCCGTGTTTATCCTTCCTGCCGAAACTCAACACACTGGCGACATACAGCTGTGTCTATGGGATGGGAACGCATCTAGGATGAACGCTGGGGCACAGATTTTTGTCTCATCACCAGCATGCGCTTTTTTTCTAGGGGCCAAGGATCAAGGAAACAAATGCTTGATTAAAAACACTGTGTGGTCACGTGGTAAACTGTCCTCAAAGGCTCTGTGTAGAATATAATCAACGTAGGGCAATGGCATTTTAGGAACCGTCGAGGTTCCCCGACCGCAGAACGAACGCAGCCCATGGAACCCCGTCACGCTGGTCACGCAGGTGTAGGAGGTTCTCTGCATATCGAATGTCGAGTCTGTCACCGACTGGCTCGTGCAACAAAAGTCTCTGCGAGAATAGACCCGTTTAAGGAATGTTTATGACCGGTCTGCTCCTGACACGTAGCCTAAAACACTCATGCCCTaagtacgcgtgtgtgtgtgtgtgtgtgtgtgtgtgcgtgtgtgtatttgagagaaaGGGCAAGAACCCTAACAGCGTGAGACTTATTCCGTCAGCAAGCCCCTGTTACGGCCATAACGCCACACTAACTAATAATGAAACTtcataaataaaatgataaaatatcaAAGCATCAAACCAAATTAAATATGGCAGTTACCACAGTTTGAAACACGAGGTAAAATAAAAGACGCTCCTATATTTGCTGTAACaagaaataataatttaaaaaaatcaaatgaTTATAAGCATGACCATAGAGCATTTGGTGCAATCATAACAAAAAGCGCTTAGATTTTTAGCTTGATTTGTACATCGgaaacattaataataataacacctCATATTATTAGCATattattgtattaattattatGTAATCATTATTGTTATATAATTAGAATTAttgtaaatattattattatgagaaTAGgcaacagtagtagtagtagtagtagtagtaggctATAAATGTTCATCGGTAAAAATATGTCAAAGCTTACCATACATTACTTCTTGATTTCCTCTCAAAAGAAATGGACTCGAGGCCTGTTAGTTTTCGAAACCGTAAAGTAATAACGACAGTCAAAAAAGTACAACGAATTATATGTAAATCGAGGATAAATAAACTGCTCGGATGGCAGTGGACGGATGCAGTGCTGTTGCCTACTTCATAACGGTTTTTCTTAGAGTGCCCTCAAATTAGATGTCTGTACATGGCTGCAAAATGTATCGCTTTCATTTCGAAATAATCATTTTTGTATCTATAAATGAGGTCTAGGCACGTGGGACGGAGGTGGCCCTGTCTTCGGCGTAACCTCCGGTGGATCTACGGCTGTGGCAGAAGGCGCACGGGCCTGCCACCGGCCACCGCGCTGTTGCTcgtgagaaaaaaacacagcggcAGAAGAGGCACGACTCCATACGTAGCATGAACACGTAGCATGAAATCACATAATCATAATTCAGTCAAATTAGTGttttaagaaaatgttttgttatCACGACATGCTGTTCTTATTCCGGCCTCTCTTCAGTCAGACATTCCCACGCACGGCGGGACATGCAGCAGTGTcggcaacaacaaaaaaaaattattctgaCGTTTTTCATATGGCGGCGAACATCACAAACGTAGCTTCCCGCGGCGTTGCTGTCCACGTGTAGCGTGTGGCCTTTGATATAGTCCCGCTACCTGGAGCACGGAGTAAGTAACATTTGGCAGAAGCACAGACAGCTCTCCTCGTGCTCGGCCTCCCCCAACGTAGACGGCACACATTCATCAGGCTTCCAACCCATCATAACTcttttgatgttgtttttttatcatATGAAAAGAGACAATGTTTTAAATTTCGTTCTCCGGGACACCGACTCACATGTGAATTTGATTAAGCGCAATGGACGGCGGTGCCAGCCGAGATGCGAGTTTCAAAGAGGCGTGAGCTCGAAGAATGTAAAAATTTAAATTCTTGTCTCGTAGTTCTTCGGTTGTTTTTATCAGTTTATATAAAATCACATGGATTAAATAATAAGATTATATTCACTACAGgcaaaacagaggaagagatttAATTTTCTTTAAGGTCTGTTCTATCGGGTATTACAGAACCTAACATCTGCGTTCGTTGTGCTTCATGTGAAATAGCCTAACGCATTAAGGTCCTCGACCAAGTTCtaaatatttatgtttttatatatttttacaaGTTGTAAATATTTATGTCCTTAAGAACAGAAATGGCGCATCCGCTTCCGCAGCTTTCAAACTTCTCTGTAGTAACCTTGCTGAAACTCGGCTCCCGTTATGAGTCGTTAACGGTCTAATAATGTTTGGTGAAAACGGCTGGAAAGGCCTTGTAAAAGCAACGGCTTGTGGTTGGTCTTTAGAGCTTGAGCTAAACCAGAAGTCCAGGTCTCCAGctaattttctttctattttttgtCATGTAAACTCGAGGCACGGGAACTTTACTGGTGCCTCTGGCAGCAGACGCCGAAGAAGGCAGCGCCCACATGGCTGAAATTAAACTAACGACAGGCCGACAGGATTTCTCAATATTAGTAGTTATTATCCACTACAATGTGACTTCAATCTGGCATTTTTACAACAactacaaataaagtcataccAATGACCTCTCTCAACATCTAAGCGCAGAGGTTCTGAGAACATTCATACTCACGTCCCTGTGACCGGATGACTTTCTGGTATTATTGGCCGCGTGTGAGCTTCAGCAGCCGCGTGCACAAAGGCTGAGAGAAAGCGCTGCTGTGCACGCTGCTCACTGGAAGCTTTTAGTGCCAGTAGCGCGAAGAACAGCGGATAGGGATACAGTACGGACTCACCCGGATGGTTACCATTAGCGCGAGCCAAGGCCTGCTGGTGTATCTCCATCTTATCAAAATCCGATCGACTTCACTTGCGCATTATCGCGTGGACTTTTCATCTCCGTgcaaacaagacagacagagcctAAACACACCCGTCTTCAAAGCCGCGGCCCGCGCCAGGCTGACAGCCTGAGGCCTCCGTAAGCCGTAGCTGGAGGACACGAGCGTGCATAATGAGTTTGAGCCGCCCTGTCATTTCAAGAGAATGCGAGGCGCAGGAAATGTCATCTGAGCCCAGTGAAGATGTTGCGACTTTGGTCTCACCTCAGATGATCTTGGTGAATAGTTTGCCTGTCGGATCACGTCCCTCTGTACCTCAGCGGCCTCTGGCTTTGGCCTCACAACTCGCCATTAACAGCTACGGCCTAATACGAGTCTGACTATGACACATGCAGGCTGATGGAGGCCTGTTGCTATAGCCACAACCACAGAGACCCTCCGGTAAGGATAGACTATTACATCATATTTATATCAGAGTTTTTAAAATAGCTCTATGAAAGGCAGTGATTCAGCCAGATTACTTTTGAAAAATACAAATCAGCAGCCTGAGCAAACAGGGCCATCACAAGCTCAGAGGTAAATATGTCACTGAACAGTCCAGTGAAAAGGGCAAAACTCTATGTCTGTCCTCTTGCCCCATCGTGCCCTCGCTCATCTGTCCCCGCCCTGCTGCCCCTCAGGGCTGCTCTGTTTGTGTCCATGACTACTGTGTGCATGACTACTGTGTCCATGACTACTTGTTCACCAGCAGGACTGCACTGCGCCTGTAAGTGTAAATGTTAACCTATAGAGCTCAACGTGTCGTAAAGCAGTTTGCTGTGTGGAATCTGATGCACGCGGGGCACGCAGCCTCATGCAGTCTCATCACACGcctcagaaccacacacagaatacagcCCCTCCTTCAGCACAGGGAGAAGGCcagtctgcctgtctgcatgaGGAGATCATGATGTGTGAGGAAGATGCCTACCCAGCATGCACCTCTGTCTGCATGAGGAAATCATGACGTGTGAGGAAGATGCCTACCCAGCATGCAACGCTGCCCAGGGGGTGCCAAGGAGTGATATGTAAACTAGGCTAGTTTGTGTGGATGGAAACAACACTAATgacacactaaaacaagtaaGATTATTTCTAAACAGTTTATAGCATTGCTATGTCTATTCAAGGCTATTTAACCTTTATTCAGGTGCTATTGTATTTCTGTGGGCTGTTTCATCTTTTTATGGACCAGGGGATCAAAGTAGTGCACTTTATAGAATGCACAGGAGTGGACAAACATGTTCTTCTCATTTCGCCTTTGAAGTTAAGTCTGAGTGTCAAGGTTGAGACGTTTAATGGGGCCAAGTTCAAGTTCTTGACGAAATAGCTGTCAACACTGCCACCTCGTGGACAATCTTTGAACGACGGAACTAAAGCATTTCCCCTCGCCTCGATATGCAAGACTGCCACTGCAGCGGTCGCAGCGCTCAGACCCAATCAGCTCCAGCAACGGAATGTGGACGAATATCACACTGGCTGTAGCGCATGTAGGCGACTGTATTCAGTATTTAATACCGAAAGAGCTGTTGTCGAGGTTTTCCATGAACCCAGACAATAATACACCGAGCCTCCAACCGCTCTGTCAGACTAGCAGCACGCAACTTAACATCGACCTTGAAAGcctgaagcaaaaaaaaaaaacacatatgggGCATCTGACATTCGGATTTAGTTTTTTGACGTCACCACACGGTGTCAAACCTGTGCAGACGCGGTCCGGGGGAGACTGATTTGATTTATGTTAAAACCATGACAGACTGTATAGGGCGAAGGAGGAACGGAGGTGTAGTAGCCTACTCGAGCAGGCTGGTGAGTTTGTTTCGCTGACTCTCTCCGCGTTTCCTCGGTAGAAATGGCATTACGTCACTGGGGTGTCTTTTTTTGAGGCACATGCTGACGACCTCTCACGCGAAGCTATTTGCACGCGCAACTCCAGCTGTTCCATCGATCTCAGCGGATGCGGGGCTCGATCGACACGTGACTCAGCTCGCCAATGTACTTCTACAACACAGTCAGCATGATGGCCGAGGCTGCTGCGGATGCTTCCTTCGCGCTCCGCATCCCGGGCCGCTGCCTACTGCCGCTGCTGCTCGTGTTCGCCTGCCCGCTACCCACACTGAGCCGCGCGCTACTGGGCTTTCGTCCGGAGGACACGGGAGCGGAGCTGTCCGTGCAGGACGGGGTGCTGAAGGCGACAGAGGGCACGAGGTTTATGCTGCGCGTGTACTATGCCGCGTCTCCGCAGAGGTTCAACCGAAGCGTCAGTGGCAGAGCTGACGCGGCCGCCGCGCCCTGGGTCGCGTTCATCGAGGAACCGCAGCACGGCAGAGAGGGGCAGGTGCACCCGAAGCGAAACCTGTGCGTGGAGGAGAGCGCGCGGAGCTCAGACATCGAGCTGCTGGGCTCGTTCCGGTCCGCCTCCAGCCACAACTCCATCCTGGTGGAGCTGTACGCAAAGGCGCTGCGGCGCAGCGAGAAGGTGAAGTATTACTCCATGTGTGCCTTCGATGGCGTGAAGTGGGAACACTTCCGGACGCGAGACTTTTGGGTGGCGGTGGTGGAACGGCCGCCACAGGCAAACGCTTGGCTGCAGGTGGCACTGTCGGTGCTGCTGCTCGGTCTGTCGGCGGTCTTCAGCGGGCTCAACATCAGCATGCTCGCGCTGGACCCGGTGGAGCTGCGGGTGCTCATGAGCAGTGGTACCGAGAAGGAGCGGAAGCACGCCAAGAACATCGAATCAGTGCGAAAGCACGGGAACTATGTGCTATGCACGCTCGTGCTGGCCAACGTCCTCGCCAACACTTATTTAGTTATCTGGATATGCCAAATTTTGGGGATGACGCTTGTATCCATAACGACGTGCACATTCGCCATCTTCTTTGTGGGTGAGATATTACCGCACTCGCTGGCGTCCCGACACGGGCTGGCCATTGCCTCCAAAACTATCTGGTTCACGAGGCTGCTGATGCTCGTGTCGTTCCCCCTAACCTACCCCATCAGCAAGCTGCTGGACAACATGCTGCACCAGGAGATTAGCAACTTCTACACGCGGGAAAAGTTACTGGCGATGCTGCGCGTGACGGACCCGTACCACGACCTGGTGAAAGAGGAGCTGAACATCATCCAGGGTGCGCTTGAGCTACGCAATAAAACCGTTGAGGATGTATTGACTCCGCTTAATGACTGCTTCATGCTCACGTCGGACGCGCACCTCGACTTCTACACCATGACGGACATCATGCAGAGTGGCTTCACGCGTATCCCCGTCTACGAGAACGAGCGGTCCAACATCGTGGACATTTTGTTCGTGAAGGATCTGGCATTCGTGGACCCCGATGACTGCACGCCTCTAAAGACTATCACGCTGTTCTATAAGCACCCGCTCCACTGCGTCTTCAACGACACCAAACTGGACTCCATGCTGGAGCAGTTCAAGAAAGGTacagacgtgtgtgtttgtgtgtaagagtgtgtgtgtgtgtgtgtgagagcgagtttgagtgggagaaaaaaatacaagaatgagtgtgtgtgtgtgtgtgtgtgtgtgtgtgtgtgtttgtttgagaaagTTGTGTAAGTTGTGTAAGTTTGGGtgcctgtgagagaaagggagtccCACAGAGAATGagttgtgtttgcatgcatgtgtgattgcAATGGGTGAAGTCAGCACTGTGGTGAGGGAAAATCCATCCTGAAAatcaaaacatacacacgcacacacatacacatactctcacacataaacacacactctgacatatacacattcactcacacacacacacacacacacacacacacacacacacacacacagacagatgtacacataatcacactcacacacactgacatatacacacacacacaaactctgacaTATActgcacaca harbors:
- the LOC105904362 gene encoding metal transporter CNNM1, encoding MYFYNTVSMMAEAAADASFALRIPGRCLLPLLLVFACPLPTLSRALLGFRPEDTGAELSVQDGVLKATEGTRFMLRVYYAASPQRFNRSVSGRADAAAAPWVAFIEEPQHGREGQVHPKRNLCVEESARSSDIELLGSFRSASSHNSILVELYAKALRRSEKVKYYSMCAFDGVKWEHFRTRDFWVAVVERPPQANAWLQVALSVLLLGLSAVFSGLNISMLALDPVELRVLMSSGTEKERKHAKNIESVRKHGNYVLCTLVLANVLANTYLVIWICQILGMTLVSITTCTFAIFFVGEILPHSLASRHGLAIASKTIWFTRLLMLVSFPLTYPISKLLDNMLHQEISNFYTREKLLAMLRVTDPYHDLVKEELNIIQGALELRNKTVEDVLTPLNDCFMLTSDAHLDFYTMTDIMQSGFTRIPVYENERSNIVDILFVKDLAFVDPDDCTPLKTITLFYKHPLHCVFNDTKLDSMLEQFKKGKSHLAIVHRVNNEGEGDPFYEVMGIVTLEDVIEEIIKSEIVDETDLYTDNRSKRRVSHHERKMQDFSVFKLSESDMKVKISPQLMLATHRFLATEVEPFKPAHLSEKILLRLLKHPSVMQELKFDERNKRSPQHFLFQRNKPVDYFLLVLQGRVEVEVGKEELRFENGAFTYYGLPAITSLLPTVHRSPSRSSGLNRSDSTLHAYSVGQLSIGGGAYLPDYSVRQLTNLQVVKVTRGHYQNALTAMRMDSSPHTPDAETQGEGARPAGPETRSHSIALPVTRPEHKHPSAGTLTEHTHLHTATHSEQESDSTSSLNERNRIVRSKSDGQRSPSDSVFLRLEEIPYSRDTHQDTHTTGNGRRRLSDTEETEAPSKA